AAGTATATATAAACAACATACAAACAATTATGTAAATAAGTAAATAAAAGTTAAAGATTCTAAAAAAAATATAGAGCCAACATTAATTTACTAAAAATATACAAAGGAGAAATGATTACAATGACAGTAAAATTAGAAGTATTCACATCACAAACATGCCCATACTGTCCTATGGCAGTAGAAGTAGCAGAAGAAGCTAAAAAACAATTAGGTGACAAAATAGACTTTGAACACTATGATGTAGCAGAACACATGGATTTAGTACAAAAATACCAAATAATGTCAGTACCAACCATCATCATAGATGGAGAAGTAGCATTTGTAGGAGCACCATCAGCACAAGAACTAATTTCAAAACTAGAACAAAAAATTAACTAAACATTTTTTTTAGTTGAAATCAAATAAAAAAAAAGAGATTAGATTATTATATTTTTTTTATCTATTCTACAATAAAGAAAATTAAATATTTTCTAAATATTTTTTTTTGGAAAAAAACTGAGGAAAAAAAACACATTATAGGATAATCTATGAAGTTTAAAATAGAATTTTATTAGACCACATACAAAAAAAAATTCTATTACCTTTTAACTTTCAAATTTATTCGATTATTAACATTACTTCTCTTTTTTTCCAAGAAAAAAATCTATTTCTTTTTAATTAAAAAAACCATTACTTATTTTTTAAAAAAAAATTCCATAAATTTTATTTAAAATTACTATAAAATCATTGTGAATTTAATTTATATTATAATTTTTTCATCCTAAATTTAGTTATTTTTATAAAAATCTGTTAAAAAGATTTATACTATTTATAAAATAATAAGAATTTTACTATTTTTCTCTCTTTTAATATTTCACATACCATTTTATAAAAAAAATAGAAGTTAAATAATTTAATAAAATCAACATATATTAATAATATAATAATTCTAAAAAAAATGATGAAAAAAAATAAGATAGATTCTGGAAGGATAGATTAAAAATGGAAGCTCATAAAAACTCAAAAGATAAATCAGGAATAACCACAGGAAGTGTAGCAACAGCAGCAAGTCTCGCAGCACTACTAACAATAGAAGATAATAACCCAGAATATGTGGAAATACAAACACCAACAACCAAAGTAAAGGTTAAAATAGAAAAAACCCAAAAAATAGACACAAAAACAGCAAAAGCAACAGTAGAAAAACCAAACTATGATGATCCAGATATAACTCGAGGAATTGAAATAATATCACAAGTAACACTAAATGATGAAGATGGTATTGTGACAATTAAAGGAGGAAAAGGTGTAGGACTCATCACAAAACCAGGACTTCAAATACCAGTAGGAGAACATGCAATAAATCCAGTACCACGTGATATGATAAAAACTAACCTTAAAAGATACTTACCAAAAGGATGTGGAGCTACAGTTACAATCATAATACCAGAAGGTGAAAAACTAGCACCAAAAACCATGAATCCACGCCTTGGAATAGTTGAAGGAATATCAGTACTAGGAACCACAGGAATAGCACGTCCAATGTCACTAAAAGCATATAAAGATTCACTACGAGTACAACTTGATGTTGCAGTTTCAAATGGATATCATGACCTACTTTTTGTACCAGGAAATATAGGAACACGTATTGCACAAGAAAAACTCATCATAGACCCAGACCAGATAATAGAAATGAGTAA
The window above is part of the Methanosphaera cuniculi genome. Proteins encoded here:
- a CDS encoding thioredoxin family protein, whose translation is MTVKLEVFTSQTCPYCPMAVEVAEEAKKQLGDKIDFEHYDVAEHMDLVQKYQIMSVPTIIIDGEVAFVGAPSAQELISKLEQKIN
- the cbiD gene encoding cobalt-precorrin-5B (C(1))-methyltransferase CbiD, producing the protein MEAHKNSKDKSGITTGSVATAASLAALLTIEDNNPEYVEIQTPTTKVKVKIEKTQKIDTKTAKATVEKPNYDDPDITRGIEIISQVTLNDEDGIVTIKGGKGVGLITKPGLQIPVGEHAINPVPRDMIKTNLKRYLPKGCGATVTIIIPEGEKLAPKTMNPRLGIVEGISVLGTTGIARPMSLKAYKDSLRVQLDVAVSNGYHDLLFVPGNIGTRIAQEKLIIDPDQIIEMSNYVGYMLDEAEKLKEIKSITLFGHAGKLIKIAAGIFNTKQSETDARREIMTCYAALCGANQSTIHEIFECITTEDVIKILDKNNLTDKVFEMIADEIVNLCELKYDMKFYVTIVKMNGDILTPKHAHLIPFTWKEN